A genome region from Sardina pilchardus chromosome 22, fSarPil1.1, whole genome shotgun sequence includes the following:
- the LOC134070104 gene encoding ubiquitin carboxyl-terminal hydrolase 37-like isoform X1 — MLCCPCFPIGKLNKVHPVPVGEAAIPRPQRVRRFFKRLRRLLKKKEKKTVESVPPQTDTFVVEGPVKDEAPSPGCKPEGPVTSLTPHAPEDLTKEEEEEEERKGEAEIVRGPRHETPQSLKEEGGEYTSPSHAPVTETSSGVTSVSSHAPVKETLSGATSVSSLDRLAVQVMDQSGGRASRGRSRSSCPAPTTPTAPEPPRVLFHQYLLQLKCRGLPNLGQTCYVNAVLQCLFHLQPLSAQLERQEDVWSAMPEALLIGTYVELVRLRGSPDLNIKAAVVFEFKETIALYNPEFEGNSQNDAHEFLSECLQRLSAIGETVSMGDVAYQCPVDTLFSFQLRYTRTCQSCGVESSRDELNTMLSLDLTKKGSVANSLQLYFAETAVEFRCDCCGGRGSSLRCHLHTLPQVLILHLKRFCPLTLTKQHQAVRLDPVLNLRALGERTENTIRTPSPPARVSSVGGETGTEIMETSQYNLISILSHIGSDVSSGHYIADCQETAGQWLLYNDHKVFMNSEEAVLKERERAAYILFYIRK, encoded by the exons ATGTTGTGCTGCCCGTGTTTCCCCATTGGGAAG CTCAACAAAGTTCACCCAGTGCCAGTGGGAGAGGCTGCAATCCCCAGACCTCAGAG GGTCCGCCGCTTCTTCAAGAGGCTGAGGAGATTGTtgaaaaagaaggagaagaagactgTAGAGTCTGTCCCCCCTCAGAC GGACACCTTTGTGGTGGAGGGACCTGTTAAAGACGAGGCCCCATCACCAGGATGTAAGCCTGAGGGCCCTGTCACCAGCCTCACCCCTCATGCCCCTGAGGACCTcacaaaggaggaagaggaggaggaggagaggaagggggag GCGGAGATTGTGAGAGGCCCAAGGCATGAGACGCCCCAAAGCCtcaaggaggagggaggggagtacACCAGCCCCTCCCATGCCCCGGTCACGGAGACCTCCTCTGGAGTCACCAGCGTCTCCTCCCATGCCCCGGTGAAGGAGACCTTATCTGGGGCCACCAGCGTCTCCTCTCTGGACCG ACTTGCCGTCCAGGTAATGGACCAGTCCGGAGGGAGGGCATCTAGGGGCAGGAGCAGAAGCTCCTGCCCGGCCCCAACTACCCCAACTGCCCCCGAGCCCCCCAGGGTGTTATTCCACCAGTACCTGCTGCAGCTGAAGTGCAGAGG GCTGCCCAACCTGGGCCAGACGTGCTACGTCAACGCCGTGCTGCAGTGTCTGTTCCACCTGCAGCCCCTCAGCGCCCAGCTGGAGCGGCAGGAGGACGTGTGGAGCGCCATGCCGGAGGCCCTGCTGATCGG AACCTACGTGGAACTCGTACGTCTGCGAGGGTCCCCTGACTTGAACATCAAGGCAGCAGTGGTCTTCGAGTTCAAAGAGACCATCGCCCTATACAACCCGGAGTTCGAGGGGAACTCCCAGAAC GACGCTCACGAGTTCCTCTCTGAGTGTCTCCAGAGGCTAAGTGCCATCGGCGAGACGGTGTCCATGGGGGACGTGGCCTACCAGTGCCCTGTGGACACTCTGTTCTCATTCCAGCTCCGCTATACCAGAACTTGCCAGAG ctGTGGAGTTGAGAGCTCGAGGGATGAGCTGAACACTATGCTCTCCCTTGATCTGACCAAGAAAGGATCAGTGGCAAACAGCCTCCAGCTCTATTTCGCT GAGACTGCCGTGGAGTTCCGGTGCGACTGCTGTGGGGGTCGGGGCTCCAGCCTGAGGTGCCATCTCCACACTCTGCCTCA GGTGTTGATCCTCCACCTCAAGAGGTTCTGCCCCCTGACCCTCACCAAGCAGCATCAGGCGGTCAGGCTGGACCCCGTCCTGAACCTGAGGGCACTGGGAGAAAG GACTGAAAACACCATCAGGACTCCTTCCCCTCCAGCCAGAG TGTCCAGTGTAGGTGGAGAAACAGGGACAGAGATCATg GAGACCAGCCAGTATAACCTGATAAGTATACTGAGCCACATAGGGTCAGATGTCAGCAGCG GCCACTACATTGCCGACTGCCAAGAGACAGCAGGCCAGTGGTTGCTGTATAATGACCACAAGGTCTTCATGAACTCGGAGGAGGCCGTTctcaaggagagggagagagcggccTACATCCTGTTCTACATCAGAAAG tGA
- the LOC134070104 gene encoding ubiquitin carboxyl-terminal hydrolase 29-like isoform X2: MLCCPCFPIGKLNKVHPVPVGEAAIPRPQRVRRFFKRLRRLLKKKEKKTVESVPPQTDTFVVEGPVKDEAPSPGCKPEGPVTSLTPHAPEDLTKEEEEEEERKGEAEIVRGPRHETPQSLKEEGGEYTSPSHAPVTETSSGVTSVSSHAPVKETLSGATSVSSLDRLAVQVMDQSGGRASRGRSRSSCPAPTTPTAPEPPRVLFHQYLLQLKCRGLPNLGQTCYVNAVLQCLFHLQPLSAQLERQEDVWSAMPEALLIGTYVELVRLRGSPDLNIKAAVVFEFKETIALYNPEFEGNSQNDAHEFLSECLQRLSAIGETVSMGDVAYQCPVDTLFSFQLRYTRTCQSCGVESSRDELNTMLSLDLTKKGSVANSLQLYFAETAVEFRCDCCGGRGSSLRCHLHTLPQVLILHLKRFCPLTLTKQHQAVRLDPVLNLRALGERTENTIRTPSPPARGDQPV; encoded by the exons ATGTTGTGCTGCCCGTGTTTCCCCATTGGGAAG CTCAACAAAGTTCACCCAGTGCCAGTGGGAGAGGCTGCAATCCCCAGACCTCAGAG GGTCCGCCGCTTCTTCAAGAGGCTGAGGAGATTGTtgaaaaagaaggagaagaagactgTAGAGTCTGTCCCCCCTCAGAC GGACACCTTTGTGGTGGAGGGACCTGTTAAAGACGAGGCCCCATCACCAGGATGTAAGCCTGAGGGCCCTGTCACCAGCCTCACCCCTCATGCCCCTGAGGACCTcacaaaggaggaagaggaggaggaggagaggaagggggag GCGGAGATTGTGAGAGGCCCAAGGCATGAGACGCCCCAAAGCCtcaaggaggagggaggggagtacACCAGCCCCTCCCATGCCCCGGTCACGGAGACCTCCTCTGGAGTCACCAGCGTCTCCTCCCATGCCCCGGTGAAGGAGACCTTATCTGGGGCCACCAGCGTCTCCTCTCTGGACCG ACTTGCCGTCCAGGTAATGGACCAGTCCGGAGGGAGGGCATCTAGGGGCAGGAGCAGAAGCTCCTGCCCGGCCCCAACTACCCCAACTGCCCCCGAGCCCCCCAGGGTGTTATTCCACCAGTACCTGCTGCAGCTGAAGTGCAGAGG GCTGCCCAACCTGGGCCAGACGTGCTACGTCAACGCCGTGCTGCAGTGTCTGTTCCACCTGCAGCCCCTCAGCGCCCAGCTGGAGCGGCAGGAGGACGTGTGGAGCGCCATGCCGGAGGCCCTGCTGATCGG AACCTACGTGGAACTCGTACGTCTGCGAGGGTCCCCTGACTTGAACATCAAGGCAGCAGTGGTCTTCGAGTTCAAAGAGACCATCGCCCTATACAACCCGGAGTTCGAGGGGAACTCCCAGAAC GACGCTCACGAGTTCCTCTCTGAGTGTCTCCAGAGGCTAAGTGCCATCGGCGAGACGGTGTCCATGGGGGACGTGGCCTACCAGTGCCCTGTGGACACTCTGTTCTCATTCCAGCTCCGCTATACCAGAACTTGCCAGAG ctGTGGAGTTGAGAGCTCGAGGGATGAGCTGAACACTATGCTCTCCCTTGATCTGACCAAGAAAGGATCAGTGGCAAACAGCCTCCAGCTCTATTTCGCT GAGACTGCCGTGGAGTTCCGGTGCGACTGCTGTGGGGGTCGGGGCTCCAGCCTGAGGTGCCATCTCCACACTCTGCCTCA GGTGTTGATCCTCCACCTCAAGAGGTTCTGCCCCCTGACCCTCACCAAGCAGCATCAGGCGGTCAGGCTGGACCCCGTCCTGAACCTGAGGGCACTGGGAGAAAG GACTGAAAACACCATCAGGACTCCTTCCCCTCCAGCCAGAG GAGACCAGCCAGTATAA
- the LOC134070103 gene encoding inhibitor of nuclear factor kappa-B kinase subunit alpha-like isoform X1, producing the protein MCRCQLSKMEQPAPSPNIQKICGSWKMVNNLGAGGFAHVVLFQNMETQEEIAVKLCRLELTARSKERWCREILIMKKLNHPNVVTARDVPDEMACLSLNDLPLLAMEFCSKGDLRKIMSRPENVCGLKERNVLDLLHDVGSGIQYLHANKIIHRDLKPENIVLKEVNGRLTHKIIDLGYAKDLDEGSLCTSFVGTLQYLAPELFENQPYTVTVDYWSFGTMIFECCCGFRPFLHNLQPVQWATLVKDKEPEDIMAVEEDDGEVVFSSHLPQPNYLSSVLVEPLEQVLRLMLRWNSLGRGGRVNSNTKKPHCFELLDELLSIKVMHVLNMGTGRVHSFQLSADESVDSLQTRLEAETGVAADEQEILHKVGMFLDPRKPAMHYFTEDLKGLDSNMVFLFDETVTKYTDLNMRQPSENVRFMMMEPEEQMPVVPLRKVWGEAVNYVCRLKEDYNCLFQGQRAAMLSLLHYNSNLTRYNEMLSAESYQLKAKLDFFKSCLQYDLEKYSDQMHWGIYSEKMLKAWQASDEKATTYEEVAEVSHLDEEIAALHCEIVELQRSPFARHQAEALNKLEETAKELYRALKRRCKNPGSTCDSVPMVNVITQSAQIAEQMVKDLYSHLEKILIRKEKIMEMFPRIEQVLDQIREADESVLKMQARRQNEFWFLLKLACTAYGKSATPSPNSMSPPTPLWRPSPPSQPPSGPHPLASLPSPGDSDSTAVLLQESQSRLSQLSGLMREARDDQAHSVEELDWSWTSYESSSMKQQTLQKM; encoded by the exons ATGTGTCGCTGTCAGCTGTCTAAGATGGAGCAGCCGGCTCCGAGTCCGAACATCCAGAAAATCTGTGGATCATGGAAGATGGTGAACAATCTGGGGGCGGGCGGATTTGCCCATGTTGTCTTGTTCCAAAACATG GAGACGCAGGAGGAGATCGCCGTTAAACTGTGTCGCCTTGAGCTGACCGCCCGCAGTAAGGAGCGCTGGTGCAGGGAAATCCTCATAATGAAGAA ATTAAATCATCCCAATGTAGTGACGGCCAGGGATGTGCCTGACGAGATGGCCTGCCTCTCCCTGAACGACCTGCCCTTGTTAGCTATGGAGTTCTGCTCCAAAGGGGACCTacgtaag ATTATGAGCAGACCAGAGAACGTTTGTGGCCTGAAGGAGAGAAATGTGCTGGACCTGCTGCATGATGTTG GGTCTGGAATCCAGTACCTGCACGCCAACAAGATCATTCATCGAGACCTGAAGCCAGAGAACATTGTGTTGAAGGAGGTCAATGGACGG TTGACCCATAAGATCATTGACCTGGGCTATGCCAAAGACCTGGATGAGGGCAGCCTGTGCACCTCTTTCGTTGGGACGCTACAATATTTG GCCCCTGAGCTGTTTGAGAACCAGCCGTACACGGTCACGGTGGACTACTGGAGTTTCGGCACCATGATCTTTGAGTGCTGCTGTGGATTCAGACCTTTTCTGCACAACCTTCAGCCTGTTCAGTG GGCCACCTTAGTGAAGGATAAGGAGCCGGAGGACATCATGGCTGTGGAGGAAGATGATGGAGAGGTGGTGTTCTCCTCCCACCTACCGCAACCCAACTACCTGAGCAG tgttcTAGTGGAGCCTCTGGAGCAGGTGCTGAGGCTGATGCTGCGGTGGAACTCGTTGGGGAGAGGAGGGCGCGTGAACTCCAACACTAAGAAGCCCCACTGCTTTGAGCTGCTCGACGAGCTACTCAGCATCAAG GTGATGCACGTGTTGAACATGGGCACGGGGCGCGTCCACTCCTTCCAGCTGTCGGCGGACGAGAGCGTGGACAGTCTGCAGACGCGCCTGGAGGCGGAGACAGGCGTGGCGGCCGACGAGCAGGAGATCCTGCATAAAGTCGGGATGTTCCTGGACCCCAGGAAGCCAGCCATGCACTACTTCACGGAAGACCtg AAAGGCTTGGACAGCAACATGGTGTTCCTCTTTGACGAGACAGTGACCAAATACACAGATCTAAATATGAGGCAGCCCTCAGAGAATGTCCGTTTTATGA TGATGGAACCAGAGGAACAGATGCCTGTGGTCCCCCTGAGGAAGGTGTGGGGTGAGGCAGTGAATTATGTGTGCCGTCTAAAGGAAGACTACAACTGCCTCTTCCAGGGCCAGAGAGCTGCCAT GTTGAGTCTACTCCACTACAACTCCAACCTGACGCGTTACAACGAGATGTTGTCCGCTGAGTCATACCAGCTGAAAGCCAAACTGGACTTCTTCAAGAGCTGCCTCCAGTACGACCTAGAGAAGTACAGCGACCAAATGCACTGGGGAATAT ATTCTGAGAAGATGCTGAAGGCCTGGCAAGCTAGTGATGAGAAAGCTACTACATATGAAGAG GTGGCAGAAGTGAGCCACCTAGATGAGGAGATAGCGGCTCTGCACTGTGAGATCGTGGAGCTGCAGAGAAGTCCCTTTGCCCGTCATCAGGCAGAGGCTCTGAACAAATT GGAAGAAACTGCAAAAGAATTGTACAGAGCGCTCAAGAGACGGTGTAAAA ACCCTGGGTCGACCTGCGACAGCGTACCCATGGTCAATGTCATCACACAGAGTGCCCAGATTGCAGAGCAAATGGTCAAAGATCTGTACTCGCATCTGga GAAGATCTTGATCCGTAAGGAGAAGATCATGGAGATGTTCCCTCGGATTGAGCAGGTGCTGGATCAGATCCGTGAGGCGGACGAGTCCGTGCTGAAGATGCAGGCCCGCAGACAGAACGAGTTCTGGTTCCTGCTCAAGCTGGCCTGC actgCTTACGGGAAATCTGCAACGCCGAGTCCAAACTCCATGAGCCCTCCGACGCCCCTGTGgcgcccctcccccccctctcagcCCCCCAGTGGCCCCCACCCCCTGGCGTCCCTCCCCAGCCCTGGAGACAG TGACTCCACGGCCGTGCTGCTGCAGGAGAGCCAGAGCAGGCTGTCCCAGCTCAGTGGCCTGATGAGGGAGGCGCGGGACGACCAGGCCCACAGCGTGGAG GAACTAGACTGGAGTTGGACCAGCTATGAGTCCTCAAGCATGAAGCAGCAGACTCTACAAAAGATGTAG
- the LOC134070103 gene encoding inhibitor of nuclear factor kappa-B kinase subunit alpha-like isoform X3 has protein sequence MCRCQLSKMEQPAPSPNIQKICGSWKMVNNLGAGGFAHVVLFQNMETQEEIAVKLCRLELTARSKERWCREILIMKKLNHPNVVTARDVPDEMACLSLNDLPLLAMEFCSKGDLRKIMSRPENVCGLKERNVLDLLHDVGSGIQYLHANKIIHRDLKPENIVLKEVNGRLTHKIIDLGYAKDLDEGSLCTSFVGTLQYLAPELFENQPYTVTVDYWSFGTMIFECCCGFRPFLHNLQPVQWATLVKDKEPEDIMAVEEDDGEVVFSSHLPQPNYLSSVLVEPLEQVLRLMLRWNSLGRGGRVNSNTKKPHCFELLDELLSIKVMHVLNMGTGRVHSFQLSADESVDSLQTRLEAETGVAADEQEILHKVGMFLDPRKPAMHYFTEDLKGLDSNMVFLFDETVTKYTDLNMRQPSENVRFMMMEPEEQMPVVPLRKVWGEAVNYVCRLKEDYNCLFQGQRAAMLSLLHYNSNLTRYNEMLSAESYQLKAKLDFFKSCLQYDLEKYSDQMHWGIYSEKMLKAWQASDEKATTYEEVAEVSHLDEEIAALHCEIVELQRSPFARHQAEALNKLEETAKELYRALKRRCKNPGSTCDSVPMVNVITQSAQIAEQMVKDLYSHLEKILIRKEKIMEMFPRIEQVLDQIREADESVLKMQARRQNEFWFLLKLACVSRSFCWIICWIPFSHECSGDRSCSSDRSSDDACLIPLPHL, from the exons ATGTGTCGCTGTCAGCTGTCTAAGATGGAGCAGCCGGCTCCGAGTCCGAACATCCAGAAAATCTGTGGATCATGGAAGATGGTGAACAATCTGGGGGCGGGCGGATTTGCCCATGTTGTCTTGTTCCAAAACATG GAGACGCAGGAGGAGATCGCCGTTAAACTGTGTCGCCTTGAGCTGACCGCCCGCAGTAAGGAGCGCTGGTGCAGGGAAATCCTCATAATGAAGAA ATTAAATCATCCCAATGTAGTGACGGCCAGGGATGTGCCTGACGAGATGGCCTGCCTCTCCCTGAACGACCTGCCCTTGTTAGCTATGGAGTTCTGCTCCAAAGGGGACCTacgtaag ATTATGAGCAGACCAGAGAACGTTTGTGGCCTGAAGGAGAGAAATGTGCTGGACCTGCTGCATGATGTTG GGTCTGGAATCCAGTACCTGCACGCCAACAAGATCATTCATCGAGACCTGAAGCCAGAGAACATTGTGTTGAAGGAGGTCAATGGACGG TTGACCCATAAGATCATTGACCTGGGCTATGCCAAAGACCTGGATGAGGGCAGCCTGTGCACCTCTTTCGTTGGGACGCTACAATATTTG GCCCCTGAGCTGTTTGAGAACCAGCCGTACACGGTCACGGTGGACTACTGGAGTTTCGGCACCATGATCTTTGAGTGCTGCTGTGGATTCAGACCTTTTCTGCACAACCTTCAGCCTGTTCAGTG GGCCACCTTAGTGAAGGATAAGGAGCCGGAGGACATCATGGCTGTGGAGGAAGATGATGGAGAGGTGGTGTTCTCCTCCCACCTACCGCAACCCAACTACCTGAGCAG tgttcTAGTGGAGCCTCTGGAGCAGGTGCTGAGGCTGATGCTGCGGTGGAACTCGTTGGGGAGAGGAGGGCGCGTGAACTCCAACACTAAGAAGCCCCACTGCTTTGAGCTGCTCGACGAGCTACTCAGCATCAAG GTGATGCACGTGTTGAACATGGGCACGGGGCGCGTCCACTCCTTCCAGCTGTCGGCGGACGAGAGCGTGGACAGTCTGCAGACGCGCCTGGAGGCGGAGACAGGCGTGGCGGCCGACGAGCAGGAGATCCTGCATAAAGTCGGGATGTTCCTGGACCCCAGGAAGCCAGCCATGCACTACTTCACGGAAGACCtg AAAGGCTTGGACAGCAACATGGTGTTCCTCTTTGACGAGACAGTGACCAAATACACAGATCTAAATATGAGGCAGCCCTCAGAGAATGTCCGTTTTATGA TGATGGAACCAGAGGAACAGATGCCTGTGGTCCCCCTGAGGAAGGTGTGGGGTGAGGCAGTGAATTATGTGTGCCGTCTAAAGGAAGACTACAACTGCCTCTTCCAGGGCCAGAGAGCTGCCAT GTTGAGTCTACTCCACTACAACTCCAACCTGACGCGTTACAACGAGATGTTGTCCGCTGAGTCATACCAGCTGAAAGCCAAACTGGACTTCTTCAAGAGCTGCCTCCAGTACGACCTAGAGAAGTACAGCGACCAAATGCACTGGGGAATAT ATTCTGAGAAGATGCTGAAGGCCTGGCAAGCTAGTGATGAGAAAGCTACTACATATGAAGAG GTGGCAGAAGTGAGCCACCTAGATGAGGAGATAGCGGCTCTGCACTGTGAGATCGTGGAGCTGCAGAGAAGTCCCTTTGCCCGTCATCAGGCAGAGGCTCTGAACAAATT GGAAGAAACTGCAAAAGAATTGTACAGAGCGCTCAAGAGACGGTGTAAAA ACCCTGGGTCGACCTGCGACAGCGTACCCATGGTCAATGTCATCACACAGAGTGCCCAGATTGCAGAGCAAATGGTCAAAGATCTGTACTCGCATCTGga GAAGATCTTGATCCGTAAGGAGAAGATCATGGAGATGTTCCCTCGGATTGAGCAGGTGCTGGATCAGATCCGTGAGGCGGACGAGTCCGTGCTGAAGATGCAGGCCCGCAGACAGAACGAGTTCTGGTTCCTGCTCAAGCTGGCCTGC GTTTCTAGAAGCTTCTGTTGGATAATCTGTTGGATTCCTTTTTCTCATGAATGCTCAGGAGACAGGAGCTGCTCATCTGACCGTTCAAGTGATGACGCCTGTCtgatccccctcccccatctctaa
- the LOC134070103 gene encoding inhibitor of nuclear factor kappa-B kinase subunit alpha-like isoform X2, with translation MEQPAPSPNIQKICGSWKMVNNLGAGGFAHVVLFQNMETQEEIAVKLCRLELTARSKERWCREILIMKKLNHPNVVTARDVPDEMACLSLNDLPLLAMEFCSKGDLRKIMSRPENVCGLKERNVLDLLHDVGSGIQYLHANKIIHRDLKPENIVLKEVNGRLTHKIIDLGYAKDLDEGSLCTSFVGTLQYLAPELFENQPYTVTVDYWSFGTMIFECCCGFRPFLHNLQPVQWATLVKDKEPEDIMAVEEDDGEVVFSSHLPQPNYLSSVLVEPLEQVLRLMLRWNSLGRGGRVNSNTKKPHCFELLDELLSIKVMHVLNMGTGRVHSFQLSADESVDSLQTRLEAETGVAADEQEILHKVGMFLDPRKPAMHYFTEDLKGLDSNMVFLFDETVTKYTDLNMRQPSENVRFMMMEPEEQMPVVPLRKVWGEAVNYVCRLKEDYNCLFQGQRAAMLSLLHYNSNLTRYNEMLSAESYQLKAKLDFFKSCLQYDLEKYSDQMHWGIYSEKMLKAWQASDEKATTYEEVAEVSHLDEEIAALHCEIVELQRSPFARHQAEALNKLEETAKELYRALKRRCKNPGSTCDSVPMVNVITQSAQIAEQMVKDLYSHLEKILIRKEKIMEMFPRIEQVLDQIREADESVLKMQARRQNEFWFLLKLACTAYGKSATPSPNSMSPPTPLWRPSPPSQPPSGPHPLASLPSPGDSDSTAVLLQESQSRLSQLSGLMREARDDQAHSVEELDWSWTSYESSSMKQQTLQKM, from the exons ATGGAGCAGCCGGCTCCGAGTCCGAACATCCAGAAAATCTGTGGATCATGGAAGATGGTGAACAATCTGGGGGCGGGCGGATTTGCCCATGTTGTCTTGTTCCAAAACATG GAGACGCAGGAGGAGATCGCCGTTAAACTGTGTCGCCTTGAGCTGACCGCCCGCAGTAAGGAGCGCTGGTGCAGGGAAATCCTCATAATGAAGAA ATTAAATCATCCCAATGTAGTGACGGCCAGGGATGTGCCTGACGAGATGGCCTGCCTCTCCCTGAACGACCTGCCCTTGTTAGCTATGGAGTTCTGCTCCAAAGGGGACCTacgtaag ATTATGAGCAGACCAGAGAACGTTTGTGGCCTGAAGGAGAGAAATGTGCTGGACCTGCTGCATGATGTTG GGTCTGGAATCCAGTACCTGCACGCCAACAAGATCATTCATCGAGACCTGAAGCCAGAGAACATTGTGTTGAAGGAGGTCAATGGACGG TTGACCCATAAGATCATTGACCTGGGCTATGCCAAAGACCTGGATGAGGGCAGCCTGTGCACCTCTTTCGTTGGGACGCTACAATATTTG GCCCCTGAGCTGTTTGAGAACCAGCCGTACACGGTCACGGTGGACTACTGGAGTTTCGGCACCATGATCTTTGAGTGCTGCTGTGGATTCAGACCTTTTCTGCACAACCTTCAGCCTGTTCAGTG GGCCACCTTAGTGAAGGATAAGGAGCCGGAGGACATCATGGCTGTGGAGGAAGATGATGGAGAGGTGGTGTTCTCCTCCCACCTACCGCAACCCAACTACCTGAGCAG tgttcTAGTGGAGCCTCTGGAGCAGGTGCTGAGGCTGATGCTGCGGTGGAACTCGTTGGGGAGAGGAGGGCGCGTGAACTCCAACACTAAGAAGCCCCACTGCTTTGAGCTGCTCGACGAGCTACTCAGCATCAAG GTGATGCACGTGTTGAACATGGGCACGGGGCGCGTCCACTCCTTCCAGCTGTCGGCGGACGAGAGCGTGGACAGTCTGCAGACGCGCCTGGAGGCGGAGACAGGCGTGGCGGCCGACGAGCAGGAGATCCTGCATAAAGTCGGGATGTTCCTGGACCCCAGGAAGCCAGCCATGCACTACTTCACGGAAGACCtg AAAGGCTTGGACAGCAACATGGTGTTCCTCTTTGACGAGACAGTGACCAAATACACAGATCTAAATATGAGGCAGCCCTCAGAGAATGTCCGTTTTATGA TGATGGAACCAGAGGAACAGATGCCTGTGGTCCCCCTGAGGAAGGTGTGGGGTGAGGCAGTGAATTATGTGTGCCGTCTAAAGGAAGACTACAACTGCCTCTTCCAGGGCCAGAGAGCTGCCAT GTTGAGTCTACTCCACTACAACTCCAACCTGACGCGTTACAACGAGATGTTGTCCGCTGAGTCATACCAGCTGAAAGCCAAACTGGACTTCTTCAAGAGCTGCCTCCAGTACGACCTAGAGAAGTACAGCGACCAAATGCACTGGGGAATAT ATTCTGAGAAGATGCTGAAGGCCTGGCAAGCTAGTGATGAGAAAGCTACTACATATGAAGAG GTGGCAGAAGTGAGCCACCTAGATGAGGAGATAGCGGCTCTGCACTGTGAGATCGTGGAGCTGCAGAGAAGTCCCTTTGCCCGTCATCAGGCAGAGGCTCTGAACAAATT GGAAGAAACTGCAAAAGAATTGTACAGAGCGCTCAAGAGACGGTGTAAAA ACCCTGGGTCGACCTGCGACAGCGTACCCATGGTCAATGTCATCACACAGAGTGCCCAGATTGCAGAGCAAATGGTCAAAGATCTGTACTCGCATCTGga GAAGATCTTGATCCGTAAGGAGAAGATCATGGAGATGTTCCCTCGGATTGAGCAGGTGCTGGATCAGATCCGTGAGGCGGACGAGTCCGTGCTGAAGATGCAGGCCCGCAGACAGAACGAGTTCTGGTTCCTGCTCAAGCTGGCCTGC actgCTTACGGGAAATCTGCAACGCCGAGTCCAAACTCCATGAGCCCTCCGACGCCCCTGTGgcgcccctcccccccctctcagcCCCCCAGTGGCCCCCACCCCCTGGCGTCCCTCCCCAGCCCTGGAGACAG TGACTCCACGGCCGTGCTGCTGCAGGAGAGCCAGAGCAGGCTGTCCCAGCTCAGTGGCCTGATGAGGGAGGCGCGGGACGACCAGGCCCACAGCGTGGAG GAACTAGACTGGAGTTGGACCAGCTATGAGTCCTCAAGCATGAAGCAGCAGACTCTACAAAAGATGTAG